TACAAAATTAGGGTTTTGATTAGCAGCTTGGTTGATTAAATCCCCGCAAACAATTTAAATTTAGCGTATTAAATTCAGAGTTAAGGTTTGTGGAAACAATTGCTTGGCGCAACGTTCCGGAAGTTTGTTgtcaaaacaaaacaaagcaaTAATTTGATTTGGCATGTTCAGACTAATAGTTTCATGATGACCTAAGAGAATTTCACTCAGTCTAAATTATCCTTCACAGGCGGAGGTGTAAGAGTTCAGAGACTTGACCTGTCATATGGTCGTGGCTTCTTGATGAGCCTATCGGCTTTATCAGGACGGCCGCCAGACACGGCTCCATAACAGAGGCACCCACTTAGATTATTGTCAACTTTTCATAGAGAGTTCCATTTTAGTTTGGCGCCTCTTTATTGTACATTTTAATCAGTATTATCATGCTCTACACTCGAGATGGGCCTGCTATCAGATGGCAATCCTTAGAGGGAGGGCATGGAGAGGCTCGTTAGACCTCCAAATAGTGATTCTTCGCCTCGACAATTGTACATTATAATATCAGCACATTCACATAATCGTGGCAATCGCCAATATCAAGGAGTCCAATCCACTCAAGTAAATTCAAAAACACAGTGGGGTATTGAGCCTGTCATACCATATTTCTCACCCAGAATCCAACATCACCCTCCCAACTCGGTAGGGCCCATAGATCAATGACTAGGACGAGCCTTTGGCGCTTGTGGCGAGGCCACCGCTTGACGGTGAGGTACTAATACTAGTGGTTGTTTCGGAGGTGGTACGAGTGCCGGAGGTCGTTGTCGATGACCATCATCTCGTTCATCTCCCAcggcaagaaggaaggacGACAAGGCCTCCTGGAGGCGGGACTTGAACATCAGACACCTGGATGCACATAACCTGCAGCGACCAAAAACTGTTGaatgtcttttctttatgtATTTTATGACTAACGATCCCGTTTACCGAAAATGGGGATGGGAGATCTTCGAGGCGTTCAAGAAACACACGGTAGTAAAAGACGCAAAAGGGTACACATCTTTGCATGATGTCACCAAGCTTCCCACACCACAATGCGATAATATGGAAAGCCTTTGGCTAGTAAGAAGCTCGGACATTACCGACCCTGTTCAAAATTGGGTGGTACTAATTCACTAACTCAGTGTAGGCCGAGACCTTGAAGTATctatactttcttttctctccaagAGAATTCCTCCCGCTCACCCAAGTGGTTTTCAACACGGAGGCCCATGTTCTACCACGGTTTAATCAGACTAAATTCCAGACGGGCTGGAACCGTAGAGAACTTTGACGTCTTCCTAATAGGGTTCAGTCCCATGCACTAGGAAGGAACCATGCTGTCTACTAAAGCTTTAGCCTCCTGCGATTTGGCCCCCAAGTGCTGCTTCCGAACATCCGATGTCAGACTGATTGCTGATACATTAGCCATCAAACTGATGTCTTAGCACCCATCGTTCATTAGGGCAATATATGCTGCAACCTGAAGTCTTATGGCGTCCGGCTAATTATGAACCTGCAGTCAAGTTATGTTGCCATTAACGATTGTTAAATCCGAGACATCGCAGTACCCACACTACCTTGTAGTCGCATTATTATAGAACGTAATGAATATTTCCCGAGCTAGCCTTCTTAAATTCTAATGCTCCAGACCAAATCATGTCAATATCAGCATATCCTGGGAACGCTAAAGTAACAGATTGGAAAGGCATCCCTCGTCCCTACTTTGGTTGGCGAATGAATTCATTCGATTACCCTCCTGCTTTAGGGCTCATACCAGTAGAGTACAGCTTTGCGGAATTTCGACTGGTGTCTTTTTGAGAATGTTTTTTTGCTTCAATGATGCCCCCATAACTCTCTCCATCGGTGTGTTCCATGTAAGCTCGTTCGAAAAAAGTCATCATCAGGCTCTCCTTCTCGCAGTTTCTTCTCGCGAGAAGCGTCAACTTCAAAATCTTGCTCAATAGCCCGTTTCGGTCTATTTAGCATATCAAGGCTCCAGATGTATCGAAACTTCTGTTCCCATGACACTCTTAGCTTTAGTTTCCAGGAGACCATCTCTCTAGATAACAAGAAGCTCTCTTTGAGAGCTAAGAGCTTTGACTTTCTGTTCAAGAGAGTCagaaacagaagaggaagcagtGGAGAATTGCGAAAGCTGGGATATTTGACTAGCAGTGTGCTTCT
This DNA window, taken from Aspergillus flavus chromosome 5, complete sequence, encodes the following:
- a CDS encoding putative endoplasmic reticulum mannosyl-oligosaccharide 1,2-alpha-mannosidase codes for the protein MYFMTNDPVYRKWGWEIFEAFKKHTVVKDAKGYTSLHDVTKLPTPQCDNMESLWLAETLKYLYFLFSPREFLPLTQVVFNTEAHVLPRFNQTKFQTGWNRREL